From one Shewanella sp. GD04112 genomic stretch:
- a CDS encoding LysM peptidoglycan-binding domain-containing protein: MRKTFRQPHALAALVVAILMGQLSGCATTSAQTSPTEYAATMPDAQSNSEETAQPQHVETEVIDERYADVWEKIQHARTIDVHDDAEVRKQRNFFDDKQKFMTQVTQRAEPFLYYIVSQLEARNMPLELALLPIVESGYNPLAQANGPAGLWQMIPATGRNFGLTINSAYDGRKDALASTDAVLDYLQHLHDTLGNDWINAVAGYNSGELVIKAAIDRNKAKGKPTDFWSLNIPARQVQTVPKWLAFIQIIRAPSHYNLKVMPIANRPFLERLPAPNGVELSQIANAAGLTKAEFKTYNPGYRQSVIPSKGKYQIALPIENIGQYQENQHQLSAQKRYDSQSYIVKSGDSLGTIAAKFDISVKELKQANNLSSDRIKIGQELTLLTPMISEDNASSETPKQSKAQTTSQSAKAKTSSKTADKPAAKASTYKVKSGDSLDKIARKNKVKLADLMKWNQLNAKSIIKPGQELKLSE, encoded by the coding sequence ATGCGGAAAACCTTTCGCCAACCCCATGCCTTAGCTGCGCTCGTGGTCGCCATTTTGATGGGCCAGCTAAGCGGCTGCGCAACCACGTCGGCGCAAACGTCGCCTACGGAATATGCGGCTACCATGCCTGACGCCCAGAGCAATAGTGAAGAGACAGCACAACCTCAGCATGTTGAAACGGAAGTTATCGACGAGCGTTACGCCGATGTGTGGGAAAAAATTCAACACGCCCGCACCATTGATGTGCATGACGATGCCGAAGTCCGCAAGCAGCGTAACTTTTTCGATGATAAGCAAAAGTTTATGACTCAGGTGACCCAGCGCGCCGAGCCATTTTTATACTATATTGTCAGCCAACTCGAAGCCCGCAACATGCCGCTCGAACTGGCACTCCTGCCGATTGTTGAGAGTGGTTATAACCCGCTCGCTCAGGCAAATGGCCCCGCCGGACTCTGGCAAATGATCCCTGCCACGGGACGTAATTTTGGCCTGACCATCAACTCGGCCTACGATGGCCGTAAAGATGCGCTGGCCTCGACCGATGCCGTACTCGACTATTTACAGCACTTGCACGACACCTTAGGTAACGACTGGATAAATGCCGTTGCGGGTTATAACAGTGGCGAGCTAGTGATCAAAGCCGCTATCGATAGAAACAAAGCTAAAGGCAAACCCACGGATTTCTGGTCGCTGAATATTCCTGCTCGCCAAGTGCAAACCGTACCTAAATGGCTGGCCTTTATTCAAATTATCCGCGCACCTAGCCATTACAATCTCAAAGTAATGCCGATTGCCAACCGCCCATTTTTGGAGCGTTTACCTGCACCTAACGGCGTTGAACTCAGCCAAATCGCCAATGCCGCGGGACTCACTAAGGCGGAGTTTAAAACCTATAACCCAGGTTATCGCCAAAGCGTGATCCCAAGTAAGGGCAAATACCAAATCGCCCTGCCGATTGAAAACATCGGCCAATATCAAGAGAATCAGCACCAGTTGTCCGCGCAAAAACGTTACGACAGCCAAAGTTACATTGTGAAATCCGGCGATAGCCTGGGCACAATTGCAGCGAAATTTGATATCTCAGTCAAAGAGTTAAAGCAGGCAAACAACCTCAGCTCCGATAGAATTAAAATCGGTCAAGAGTTAACCCTGTTAACGCCGATGATAAGCGAAGATAACGCCTCGAGCGAGACACCAAAACAGAGCAAAGCTCAAACAACGTCTCAATCGGCTAAGGCTAAAACCAGCAGTAAAACCGCTGACAAGCCCGCCGCGAAAGCCAGCACTTATAAGGTAAAGTCCGGTGACTCGTTAGATAAAATCGCGCGCAAAAACAAAGTGAAGCTCGCGGATTTAATGAAGTGGAACCAACTCAATGCCAAGAGCATTATTAAGCCTGGCCAAGAGCTAAAACTGTCGGAATAA
- a CDS encoding DUF4397 domain-containing protein, protein MLNNKLKGFAVLTFACLGVTACGGSDNNKDEDTSKTDTYVQFYNASVGSTATALKIGDKTYESVNYADAMPRFTSTPGVSAVEVMGKDASNKDISLYKEDIDLKTATDHFFVLHGDFASPSLLNINYSRTELDKQNAEADKSKMQLLIAHTAMDAPAYDAYIAKADQSFADAVMLGSVAYGEVSTPQILDTGDYKVYLAPAGTTNVSYTTASINFKTKVPYKLILRESFGASDAKISLDSVDSTTNVRNHVALESSVDFRVFNGLAEHNVDVKVVSNKQEALFSNVAPFGVTAYQGAEFNDFGVSVFDHTSQAKLLDNVLITLNQDEIKTIFIYEQATEEGSQVKAMEMKQTQTPSPYSFKFDIVSFADKSNLTLYFLKANDTIETAAYKISAVNPTAPQSLVVPKGEYSIKVIAVENGTKTVVYASEMMDFNNEDNVTMVLNKDASTSFGYNLVKL, encoded by the coding sequence ATGCTCAACAATAAACTAAAAGGATTCGCGGTTTTAACCTTCGCCTGTTTGGGCGTGACCGCTTGTGGTGGCTCCGATAACAACAAAGACGAGGACACCTCGAAGACCGATACCTATGTGCAATTTTACAATGCCTCTGTGGGGAGCACGGCAACTGCACTGAAGATTGGCGATAAAACCTATGAGAGTGTGAATTACGCCGATGCCATGCCAAGGTTCACGTCGACACCCGGTGTGAGTGCCGTTGAGGTAATGGGTAAGGATGCGTCGAACAAAGATATTTCGCTCTATAAAGAGGATATCGATTTAAAAACCGCAACGGATCACTTCTTCGTCTTACATGGGGATTTTGCCTCGCCATCGCTGCTGAATATCAATTACTCCCGCACTGAGTTAGATAAGCAAAATGCCGAAGCGGACAAGAGCAAAATGCAATTATTGATCGCCCATACGGCGATGGATGCGCCGGCCTACGATGCCTATATTGCCAAAGCCGATCAAAGCTTTGCTGATGCTGTGATGCTAGGCAGTGTCGCCTACGGTGAAGTTTCGACACCGCAGATTTTGGACACTGGGGATTACAAGGTTTACCTCGCTCCCGCGGGAACCACCAACGTGAGCTATACCACGGCGAGCATTAACTTTAAGACTAAGGTGCCCTATAAGTTGATTTTACGGGAAAGTTTTGGCGCTTCGGATGCCAAAATCAGCTTAGATAGCGTGGATTCGACCACCAATGTGCGTAACCATGTAGCCCTCGAAAGCAGTGTCGATTTTAGGGTATTCAATGGCTTGGCTGAACATAATGTCGATGTCAAAGTCGTGAGCAACAAGCAAGAAGCCTTATTTAGCAATGTGGCTCCCTTTGGCGTGACGGCGTATCAAGGCGCTGAGTTTAATGACTTTGGCGTGAGCGTGTTTGACCATACTAGCCAAGCTAAACTGCTCGATAATGTCCTGATTACCCTTAATCAGGACGAGATCAAAACCATCTTTATCTACGAACAAGCTACCGAAGAAGGTAGCCAAGTGAAGGCGATGGAGATGAAGCAAACGCAAACGCCGAGTCCCTACAGCTTTAAGTTTGATATCGTCAGTTTTGCCGACAAGAGTAACCTGACGCTGTACTTCTTAAAGGCGAACGACACCATTGAAACCGCAGCCTATAAGATCAGTGCGGTTAACCCTACTGCGCCGCAGTCGTTAGTAGTGCCAAAAGGTGAGTATTCTATCAAGGTGATTGCGGTAGAAAATGGCACTAAGACAGTGGTTTATGCATCAGAGATGATGGATTTTAATAACGAAGATAATGTCACTATGGTGCTGAACAAGGACGCTTCAACCAGCTTTGGCTATAACCTCGTTAAGCTTTAA
- a CDS encoding IS66 family transposase, whose translation MTDYPDDIEQLKAMLLAKDALLQAKEEEVAALKTQVQLLVEQLNLSKSKRFAAQSEKVAKGTFNEAEQQNALPSSPKERRKTGRKPLPADLEREVQTHTLNAPYCDCCDAPLHECGKEISETLKILPQRVSVIRHERTKYACRHCEQTAETSKVVTAPKPASMLPKSLGSAEAFAAVVTAKYVDALPLYRQVDILNRSGIDISRATLANWCVQLGSKVQVIIDAMKAQLLKESLICADETTVQVLREEDRQAQSKSYMWVYRSGEFTPNPVVIYDYHPSRAGACVREFLGDYHGYLLSDGYSAYDTVDGVTQAACMAHVRRKFTDAQKASPSKKAGKPEKALAFIAKLYGIEKRAKTLSAEARQQLRMQESLPILNDFKAWLDSLNVLPKGALGQAITYTKNQWPKLLTYLEDGHISIDNNVTERDIRPFTTGRKNWMFSTSVGGAKASANLYSLVMTCRANDINPYYYFRHLFTELPKRSIADDMSDLMPWNVDLSGIE comes from the coding sequence GTGACCGACTACCCCGATGATATAGAACAACTCAAGGCCATGCTTCTTGCCAAGGATGCATTGTTGCAGGCCAAAGAGGAGGAAGTCGCCGCCCTCAAAACGCAGGTGCAATTGCTCGTTGAGCAGCTCAACCTCAGCAAATCCAAACGCTTCGCTGCCCAAAGCGAAAAAGTCGCCAAAGGAACGTTCAACGAAGCTGAACAGCAAAACGCGTTGCCTTCCTCACCTAAAGAGCGCAGAAAAACGGGTCGTAAACCGCTGCCTGCTGACCTTGAACGCGAGGTGCAAACCCATACCTTAAATGCGCCGTATTGCGACTGCTGTGATGCGCCTTTACATGAATGCGGTAAGGAAATCAGCGAAACCCTGAAAATCCTACCTCAGCGAGTGAGTGTCATTCGCCATGAGCGCACCAAATATGCTTGTCGCCACTGCGAGCAAACAGCCGAAACCAGCAAAGTGGTCACAGCTCCAAAACCGGCGAGTATGCTCCCTAAAAGCCTTGGCAGTGCCGAGGCCTTCGCCGCCGTGGTCACCGCCAAATACGTCGATGCACTGCCGCTCTACCGTCAGGTAGATATCCTGAACCGCTCGGGTATAGATATTAGTCGCGCCACCTTGGCCAACTGGTGTGTGCAGCTTGGCAGTAAAGTGCAGGTCATTATCGATGCAATGAAAGCGCAGCTCCTAAAAGAATCCCTCATCTGCGCCGATGAAACCACGGTGCAAGTGCTCAGAGAAGAAGACAGACAGGCCCAGTCCAAATCCTATATGTGGGTTTATCGCAGCGGCGAGTTCACCCCCAATCCCGTCGTCATCTACGACTATCACCCCAGCCGAGCAGGCGCTTGTGTGCGCGAATTCCTTGGTGATTACCATGGTTATCTGTTGTCAGATGGTTACAGTGCGTATGACACGGTAGACGGTGTCACTCAAGCCGCGTGCATGGCGCATGTGCGCCGCAAGTTCACCGATGCTCAAAAGGCATCCCCTTCGAAAAAGGCAGGGAAACCCGAAAAGGCCCTGGCCTTTATCGCCAAACTGTATGGGATAGAAAAGCGAGCCAAAACGCTGTCGGCCGAAGCCCGCCAACAGCTGAGGATGCAAGAAAGCCTCCCCATATTGAATGACTTCAAAGCGTGGCTCGATAGCCTGAATGTGCTGCCCAAAGGAGCATTAGGCCAGGCCATCACCTACACCAAGAATCAGTGGCCTAAGCTGCTGACCTACCTGGAAGATGGACATATCAGCATCGACAACAATGTGACAGAGCGGGATATCCGGCCGTTCACGACGGGGCGAAAAAACTGGATGTTCTCAACGTCAGTCGGTGGTGCGAAAGCCAGTGCCAATCTGTATAGCTTGGTCATGACGTGTCGGGCGAATGACATCAACCCCTATTATTACTTCCGGCACCTGTTCACGGAGTTGCCAAAGCGTTCAATCGCCGATGATATGTCGGATCTGATGCCATGGAATGTTGATCTCAGTGGAATTGAGTAG
- the tnpB gene encoding IS66 family insertion sequence element accessory protein TnpB (TnpB, as the term is used for proteins encoded by IS66 family insertion elements, is considered an accessory protein, since TnpC, encoded by a neighboring gene, is a DDE family transposase.), with product MTPSGKVFLVSGVTDMRKSIDGLSLIVAEQLDMDPFSEAWFIFCNRGRDKLKILFWDTNGFWLYYRRLENGTFKWPRPNSQGVIVISKPQLHWLLSGLSLENNKAHRPLNGLEV from the coding sequence ATGACTCCCTCCGGCAAGGTCTTTCTGGTCTCCGGTGTCACCGACATGCGAAAGTCTATCGATGGTCTGTCGCTCATTGTCGCCGAACAACTCGACATGGACCCGTTCAGCGAGGCCTGGTTTATATTCTGTAATCGCGGACGCGATAAACTCAAAATCTTGTTTTGGGATACCAACGGGTTTTGGCTTTACTATCGCCGTTTGGAGAACGGTACCTTCAAATGGCCTCGCCCGAATTCCCAGGGCGTGATTGTCATTAGCAAACCGCAACTTCACTGGTTGCTCTCTGGGCTGTCACTCGAGAACAACAAAGCCCATCGGCCTTTAAATGGGCTAGAAGTGTGA
- a CDS encoding M16 family metallopeptidase, with product MNHFKRIQFKHLWLWLLFISVALPLRAVEAPLWPESADLPLSQRVHTGTLTNGLHYLLVNNKTPEQAVIVRMRVDVGSVMETDAEQGLVHFLEHMAFNGSTGLAAGEMIPTLQRLGLSFGADTNAVTEFQQTVYQFNLPSNSQDKVDTALFLMREIAGNLLLDPALIEREKAVVLSELRERSSADLENYRHQLAFLMPQTVLSQRFPVGEATSIKNANREKLLSLYQRFYTPSRTTLIVVGDIDVGRIEQKIKQQFTDWQAAPQAAGVKAQSIGVVQAKSKIEASAFFDPSLQTSVSLGLLKPQQPKADTIAQREQEILLELAHGILYRRLESQLLHNQGLYGVNLQIGPEYGIAYGTQMTLGTQENNWQQGIRLLEQTLRQALEFGFSQQEIDQQLKRMHKGYQLNAAGSNTIHSVNIAESLVNAVASRRVPVEPEWQLALFETLMPSITPQKLQQLFQQTWNGTPYLYLTSNKPIDNAEKQLLAAYNASQKQAVKAPETKAIAEFAYSQFGEPGQIVADQRDATTGIRKIQFANGVRLNIKPTDFNQGLALVSLNIGFGEVPFPELDGLSYLFNSAFVQGGLGLHDWDSMRDIFAGQDISVSLSLREQSFGGEISTNAAELRTQLGVLTAYLVDPGMDKQAEQLFREQVIAEQQSIHSNPQLEFSNQFARIAHNGDKRYGYGNPEEILKRQFVELAPSFHSAVQQGAIELAIVGDVNEDKAIAEVAQTLGAIARQPIAKGQTIVPVFPKVPAHMSLMHYGQVDMAALAQVWPTTDMSNLREQIGLGLLEQVLSILLTENVREKAGASYSPSAFSYNDLNPTGYGYLGLFSVTTKTMLPEVAQYYAAAVKQVQAPAGISEDLLNRARQPVLEWMQMASQNNNFWLDLASTAQSQPERFSAFNQRLALVQQITPAELSQLAQKYLKDDKRLTIETLPAPATAQ from the coding sequence ATGAATCATTTCAAGCGAATCCAGTTTAAACACCTGTGGCTATGGCTGCTATTTATCAGCGTGGCCTTACCCTTAAGAGCGGTTGAAGCGCCTTTATGGCCTGAGTCGGCCGATTTACCCTTAAGTCAACGCGTGCACACAGGCACCCTGACTAATGGGTTGCACTATCTGTTGGTAAACAACAAAACTCCCGAACAGGCAGTTATCGTCCGTATGCGGGTCGATGTGGGATCTGTGATGGAAACGGATGCCGAGCAAGGTCTGGTGCATTTTTTAGAGCATATGGCATTTAATGGCTCTACCGGGCTCGCGGCAGGGGAGATGATCCCGACCTTACAACGCTTAGGCTTAAGTTTTGGGGCCGATACCAATGCGGTGACTGAATTTCAGCAGACGGTTTACCAGTTTAATCTACCGAGCAATAGCCAAGATAAAGTCGATACGGCCTTGTTTTTAATGCGCGAAATCGCCGGTAATCTGTTGCTTGATCCCGCGCTTATCGAGCGTGAAAAGGCCGTGGTCTTGTCTGAACTGCGTGAGCGTAGCAGCGCCGATTTAGAAAACTATCGCCACCAGTTAGCCTTTTTAATGCCGCAAACAGTGCTGTCGCAGCGCTTCCCCGTGGGGGAGGCGACGAGCATTAAAAATGCGAACCGTGAAAAGTTATTATCCCTCTATCAACGTTTTTACACGCCGTCCCGCACCACCTTAATTGTGGTGGGCGATATTGATGTTGGTCGTATCGAACAAAAGATCAAACAGCAATTTACCGACTGGCAAGCTGCGCCGCAGGCCGCAGGGGTAAAAGCGCAATCTATCGGTGTGGTACAAGCCAAATCTAAGATAGAGGCGAGCGCCTTCTTCGATCCAAGCCTGCAAACCTCGGTTTCTCTGGGGTTGTTAAAGCCTCAACAGCCTAAAGCCGATACCATTGCCCAGCGAGAGCAGGAGATTTTATTAGAGCTTGCCCATGGCATTTTATACCGCCGCCTAGAATCGCAATTACTCCACAACCAAGGCCTGTACGGCGTTAATCTGCAAATTGGCCCCGAGTATGGTATTGCCTACGGCACTCAAATGACGCTGGGCACGCAGGAAAACAACTGGCAACAGGGTATTAGGCTATTGGAGCAAACCCTGCGTCAGGCGCTTGAATTTGGCTTTAGCCAACAGGAAATCGACCAACAACTTAAACGAATGCATAAGGGCTATCAGCTCAATGCCGCCGGTAGCAACACTATTCACAGCGTGAACATTGCCGAAAGCCTAGTGAATGCCGTAGCGAGCAGACGGGTGCCCGTCGAGCCTGAGTGGCAATTGGCATTGTTTGAGACACTGATGCCAAGTATCACGCCGCAAAAACTGCAGCAGTTGTTTCAACAGACTTGGAATGGCACGCCTTATTTGTATTTAACCAGTAATAAGCCCATTGATAATGCTGAAAAACAACTATTAGCCGCCTACAACGCGAGTCAAAAGCAAGCAGTAAAAGCGCCTGAAACCAAAGCTATTGCAGAGTTTGCCTATAGTCAATTTGGTGAGCCGGGGCAGATTGTTGCCGATCAGCGCGATGCCACAACAGGGATCCGTAAGATACAGTTTGCCAATGGTGTACGCCTTAATATCAAGCCAACGGATTTTAATCAGGGCTTGGCGTTAGTGAGCTTAAACATAGGTTTTGGCGAGGTGCCATTCCCCGAGTTAGACGGTTTGTCCTATCTGTTTAACAGCGCCTTTGTGCAGGGCGGCTTAGGCTTACATGACTGGGACAGCATGCGCGATATTTTTGCTGGCCAAGATATCTCAGTCAGTTTGAGTCTGCGTGAGCAGAGTTTTGGCGGCGAGATCAGCACCAATGCTGCCGAGCTTCGCACTCAATTAGGCGTGCTGACGGCATACTTAGTCGACCCCGGTATGGATAAGCAAGCCGAGCAGTTATTCCGTGAGCAAGTGATTGCCGAGCAACAGAGTATTCATAGCAATCCACAATTGGAGTTTTCGAACCAGTTTGCCCGTATTGCCCATAATGGGGATAAACGCTATGGCTATGGTAATCCAGAGGAAATCCTCAAACGTCAGTTCGTTGAGCTCGCGCCTAGCTTCCATTCTGCCGTGCAGCAGGGGGCGATTGAGCTGGCAATTGTGGGCGATGTGAATGAAGACAAAGCGATTGCCGAAGTGGCGCAAACCTTAGGAGCCATTGCCCGTCAGCCGATCGCGAAGGGGCAGACGATTGTGCCCGTGTTTCCCAAAGTGCCCGCACACATGAGCCTGATGCATTATGGTCAGGTCGATATGGCGGCGCTGGCGCAGGTGTGGCCGACCACGGATATGAGCAATCTTCGTGAGCAGATTGGTTTAGGCTTACTCGAACAGGTTTTGAGTATTTTGCTGACCGAGAATGTGCGTGAAAAAGCCGGCGCGAGTTATTCTCCTTCGGCATTCTCATATAATGATTTAAATCCAACGGGTTATGGCTATCTTGGCTTATTTAGCGTGACAACTAAGACCATGTTGCCTGAGGTGGCTCAGTATTACGCCGCCGCGGTGAAGCAAGTCCAAGCGCCTGCTGGGATCAGTGAAGATTTACTCAATCGCGCCCGCCAACCTGTGTTGGAGTGGATGCAGATGGCGTCGCAAAATAACAACTTTTGGCTCGATTTAGCCTCAACCGCCCAAAGCCAGCCGGAGCGTTTTAGCGCCTTTAATCAAAGGTTGGCACTGGTGCAACAAATTACGCCTGCGGAGCTAAGCCAGTTGGCGCAGAAATACCTCAAGGATGATAAACGCTTAACTATCGAAACCTTACCTGCACCCGCCACGGCGCAGTAA
- the ssb gene encoding single-stranded DNA-binding protein: protein MASRGVNKVILVGNLGQDPEVRYMPNGNAVANITVATSESWKDQQGQQQERTEWHRVVLFGKLAEITGEYLRKGSQVYLEGKLQTRKWKDQSGQDRYSTEVVIDQSGSMQMLGGRNQGQSQGQGQGAPMGGMQQNAGYQAAPAQTAPAQNQYAPAQQSYQAPAQQPQSGYNQQPAQQSYGQQQQSHAQPQQGGYAPKPAAPAYQAPAAPAQRPAPQPQQNFTPDLDDGWDDDIPF from the coding sequence ATGGCCAGTCGTGGTGTTAACAAGGTAATTTTGGTTGGCAATTTGGGACAAGATCCAGAAGTACGTTACATGCCAAACGGTAACGCAGTCGCTAACATCACAGTAGCGACCAGCGAATCGTGGAAAGACCAACAAGGTCAACAGCAAGAGCGTACTGAATGGCACCGTGTGGTTCTGTTTGGCAAGTTGGCTGAAATTACGGGTGAGTACCTGCGTAAAGGTTCACAGGTTTACCTCGAAGGTAAACTGCAGACGCGTAAGTGGAAAGATCAAAGCGGTCAAGATCGTTACAGCACTGAAGTGGTTATCGACCAAAGCGGTAGCATGCAAATGTTAGGTGGTCGCAATCAAGGCCAAAGTCAAGGTCAAGGCCAAGGTGCACCTATGGGTGGCATGCAACAAAACGCGGGTTACCAAGCGGCACCGGCTCAAACTGCGCCGGCGCAAAACCAATACGCGCCAGCACAGCAAAGTTACCAAGCACCTGCGCAGCAGCCACAATCTGGCTACAATCAGCAGCCAGCTCAGCAAAGCTATGGCCAGCAACAGCAATCCCATGCTCAGCCACAGCAAGGTGGTTATGCGCCTAAGCCTGCTGCACCAGCGTATCAAGCACCAGCGGCACCTGCACAACGTCCTGCGCCACAGCCACAGCAAAACTTTACCCCAGATTTGGATGATGGTTGGGACGACGATATCCCGTTCTAA
- a CDS encoding MFS transporter, translating to MGNNGLSGTEKKVAFSLASVFGLRMMGLFMIMPVFALYGQHLEGFSPLWVGIAIGAYGLTQAVLQIPMGILSDKYGRKPIILAGLVLFAIGSLIAANADTIYGVVFGRAVQGMGAIAAAVLALAADLTRDEQRTKVMAIIGMCIGGSFALSLLVGPIVAQHLGLSGLFLLTAGLAVLGMLIVQLLVPNPISHAPKGDTLAAPAKLKRMLTDPQLFRLDAGIFILHLVLTAVFVALPLDLVDAGLVKEKHWMLYFPAFVGAFFLMVPLIIIGVKRKNTKAMFQIALVIMMFALAAMAIFSNNLWVLSVAVLLFFTGFNYLEASLPSLIAKFCPVGEKGSAMGVYSTSQFLGAFCGGMLGGGAFQLVGAVGVFIVALVLMGVWLLLTLGMKNPVLLKSYTLEAAVKDKAQARDMASQLSQLMGVVEAIVVLDEKVAYLKVDEHFDLREARAVLGSAQ from the coding sequence ATGGGTAACAACGGACTTTCAGGAACCGAGAAAAAAGTCGCGTTTTCTTTAGCCAGCGTATTTGGTTTACGTATGATGGGCTTGTTTATGATCATGCCCGTCTTTGCACTCTATGGTCAGCATTTAGAAGGTTTTTCTCCCCTTTGGGTGGGGATTGCCATTGGTGCCTATGGCTTGACTCAGGCCGTTTTGCAGATCCCGATGGGGATTTTATCCGACAAGTATGGTCGCAAACCTATCATCCTCGCTGGCCTGGTATTGTTCGCCATCGGCAGCTTAATTGCCGCCAATGCAGATACCATTTACGGCGTGGTATTTGGCCGCGCCGTGCAAGGTATGGGGGCGATTGCCGCCGCCGTGTTGGCCTTAGCGGCGGACTTAACCCGAGATGAGCAGCGCACTAAGGTGATGGCCATTATCGGCATGTGTATCGGCGGATCCTTTGCCCTGTCGTTACTCGTGGGCCCGATTGTGGCGCAGCATTTAGGCTTATCGGGTTTATTCCTGCTAACCGCTGGCCTTGCGGTACTTGGCATGTTGATTGTGCAGTTATTAGTGCCGAATCCGATTTCCCATGCACCTAAGGGCGATACCTTAGCCGCGCCCGCCAAGCTCAAGCGTATGTTGACCGATCCGCAGCTGTTTAGGCTCGATGCGGGTATTTTTATTCTGCACTTAGTGTTAACTGCGGTGTTTGTCGCCTTGCCACTCGATTTAGTCGATGCTGGTCTGGTAAAAGAGAAACATTGGATGCTGTATTTCCCCGCGTTTGTGGGCGCATTCTTCTTGATGGTGCCGTTAATCATCATCGGGGTGAAGCGTAAGAATACTAAGGCAATGTTCCAGATTGCTTTAGTGATCATGATGTTTGCCCTTGCGGCGATGGCGATTTTTTCGAACAACCTCTGGGTATTGAGCGTAGCGGTATTGCTGTTTTTTACCGGCTTTAACTACCTTGAAGCGTCGCTGCCGAGTTTGATTGCGAAATTCTGCCCCGTAGGCGAAAAAGGCTCGGCCATGGGGGTTTATTCGACTAGCCAATTCTTAGGCGCATTCTGTGGCGGTATGCTTGGCGGCGGTGCGTTCCAGTTAGTCGGCGCCGTGGGCGTGTTTATCGTCGCGCTGGTATTAATGGGCGTTTGGTTATTATTGACCCTAGGGATGAAAAATCCTGTGCTGCTTAAGAGTTACACCTTAGAAGCCGCCGTGAAAGATAAGGCCCAAGCGCGGGATATGGCGTCGCAGCTGTCACAATTGATGGGTGTGGTCGAAGCGATTGTGGTGCTAGACGAGAAAGTTGCTTATCTCAAAGTTGACGAGCATTTCGATTTAAGAGAAGCCCGAGCTGTGTTAGGCTCTGCTCAATAA